The following are from one region of the Streptomyces decoyicus genome:
- a CDS encoding long-chain fatty acid--CoA ligase, which yields MLSTMQDVPLTVSRILSHGATVHGESQVITWTEGDPHRRTFAEVGRRAAQLAHALREELSVADEERVGTLMWNNAEHLEAYLAIPSMGAVLHTLNLRLPAEQLVWIINHAEDRVVLANGTLLPLLAPLLPQLPNIEHVVVVGPGDHSLVTGGRARVHDYEELIAGRPESYAWPEIDEREAAALCYTSGTTGDPKGVLYSHRSLYLHSMQVNTAEAFALTSRDITLPVVPMFHVNAWGLPHAAFMAGASLLMPDRFLQPAPLAEMIETVRPTIGAAVPTIWQGLLADLDAKQRDVACLRTVVIGGSACPPALMRGFEERHGIRVVHAWGMTETSPLGSVAHPPAGVSGDDEWAYRATQGRFPASVEARLIGPNGEQLPSDGVAAGELEVRGPWIAGAYYGGAQGEPLRPEDKFSPDGWLRTGDVGTITPNGYLTLTDRAKDVIKSGGEWISSVELENHLMAHPHVAEAAVVAVPDDKWGERPLATVVLTQGATIGYEELQAFLGERIARWQLPERWAVIPAVPKTSVGKFDKKVLRRQYAEGELDVTLLA from the coding sequence GTGCTCAGCACGATGCAGGACGTACCGCTCACCGTCTCGCGAATCCTGTCCCACGGGGCGACGGTTCACGGCGAGTCTCAGGTCATCACCTGGACCGAGGGAGATCCGCACCGGCGCACCTTCGCCGAGGTGGGCCGCCGGGCCGCACAGCTGGCCCATGCGCTGCGCGAGGAGCTGTCCGTCGCCGACGAGGAACGGGTCGGCACGCTCATGTGGAACAACGCGGAGCACCTGGAGGCCTATCTCGCGATCCCCTCCATGGGGGCGGTGCTGCACACGCTCAATCTGCGGCTGCCCGCCGAGCAGCTGGTGTGGATCATCAACCATGCCGAGGACCGGGTCGTGCTCGCCAACGGCACCCTGCTGCCGCTGCTCGCCCCGTTGCTGCCGCAGTTGCCCAACATCGAACACGTCGTTGTCGTCGGCCCCGGCGACCACTCCCTGGTAACGGGCGGCCGGGCGCGGGTGCACGACTACGAAGAGCTGATCGCCGGGCGACCGGAGAGCTACGCGTGGCCGGAGATCGACGAGCGGGAGGCCGCGGCGCTCTGTTACACCTCGGGAACCACCGGCGACCCCAAGGGCGTGCTCTACAGCCACCGTTCGCTCTATCTGCACTCGATGCAGGTCAACACCGCCGAGGCGTTCGCGCTCACCTCGCGCGACATCACGCTCCCCGTCGTGCCGATGTTCCACGTCAACGCCTGGGGCCTGCCGCACGCCGCCTTCATGGCCGGTGCCTCGCTGCTGATGCCGGACCGCTTCCTCCAGCCCGCGCCGCTCGCCGAGATGATCGAGACCGTACGTCCCACCATCGGCGCCGCCGTGCCCACCATCTGGCAGGGGCTGCTGGCCGATCTGGATGCCAAGCAGCGCGATGTCGCCTGCCTGCGGACCGTCGTCATCGGCGGCTCCGCCTGCCCGCCCGCCCTGATGCGCGGCTTCGAGGAGCGCCACGGCATCCGCGTCGTCCACGCCTGGGGCATGACCGAGACCTCCCCGCTGGGCAGCGTCGCCCACCCGCCGGCCGGAGTCAGCGGCGACGACGAGTGGGCCTACCGCGCCACCCAGGGCCGCTTCCCCGCCTCCGTCGAGGCACGGCTGATCGGCCCCAACGGCGAACAGCTCCCGAGCGACGGCGTGGCCGCGGGCGAGCTGGAGGTCCGCGGGCCGTGGATCGCCGGTGCCTACTACGGCGGCGCACAGGGCGAACCGCTGCGCCCCGAGGACAAGTTCAGCCCCGACGGGTGGCTGCGCACCGGCGATGTCGGCACCATCACCCCGAACGGCTATCTGACGCTGACCGACCGCGCCAAGGACGTCATCAAGTCCGGCGGCGAATGGATCTCCTCGGTCGAGCTGGAGAACCACCTGATGGCCCACCCGCATGTCGCGGAGGCCGCGGTGGTCGCCGTACCCGACGACAAGTGGGGCGAGCGGCCACTGGCGACGGTGGTGCTCACCCAGGGCGCGACCATCGGGTACGAGGAGCTGCAGGCGTTCCTCGGCGAGCGGATCGCGCGCTGGCAGCTGCCGGAGCGGTGGGCCGTGATTCCGGCGGTGCCCAAGACGAGCGTGGGGAAGTTCGACAAGAAGGTGCTGCGCCGGCAGTACGCCGAGGGCGAGTTGGACGTGACGTTGCTGGCGTGA
- a CDS encoding PAS domain-containing protein — translation MSSRPSRGAARLAAILDALPDALLLVNCNGTVVNANSIALETFEAPGTALVGRGLLDLLPSFDSKRIPGSMRRRDEDVEGGRTKPTRMVARRTDGTELLVEVTSANLEDGRTPYESAFEAAYADHRNGYTGNELLMLVVRDLTGTLDTETELARQQRQTEMILRAAAEGVVGVDAEGKVVLVNPSAAQILGFRASELGGKELHPLIHHSRADGSPLPWEDTPLADTLKSGRKHRVRGQALWAKDGRAVSVDLTTAPVRDGDQLVGAVMTFTDRRAFDALAARHTQLLAVLDQALRGPLEELKGELGTLASDPAGQLWPEANQILHHLAAGHARMTTLVDNVLSYQRLDSGKEKLNRTKVSLDGVVAAGVEGAIELIGPGRAQFAVHAPPIEATVDAERIAQALSHLIADVAGVDSTGRMSAGEAAAGGRSGPIPGDSTIVVAAAKRGDVVRIEVRGPYGGGDPVHEPIVRGIVRQHGGLMQTHEVPGGGPGAGGSSYVLELPVAADGTTVDGASPGADRMDGPTGNETTVMPVPAAHARGTRGDAADTAGTADAADTGNGDQGPEGEGHEGDDGHPGGDGGPGGPGGSGGPGGPGGPGGPGGPGGPGGSGGSGQPLGGGGAEHGVAVPAQAGGAQPTGRRRARHSGAEQGAHPGRPATAAGAGPESGAPHGAVGDGPQGETGPGAAEGGRGAHPQHGDAARGTQGGRPAADGAGLPPGMAGAESVPPSGRRRARQGAQEGGGLPALPPGPSHPSGQQPGNGPAAGAQGHGQAADGPQGPAATPPGGTQAPAAAPVSVPTAAGASGSAPVPARPQIPGQAPAPGQPHVPGQAQAPAPGQPHVPGQAQAPVGPQGLGPVQPSGRRARRALAEAPERTAQGERGRASAAASGTQQQGGARTAFALPPAAADRTPQSSVPAPADQVPAQATGPQDGGGTGRRRARRPVAGGPEGAMAGGQPGYELEAAAHSAGAQGEWAGEPTGRRRARRAAAEERAAAAMADSESSGTFVAGPEGLVAQPTEPAEATGTATGTAPGIAPAPDAGAASQAPNAPQPPHAPVAPQDPQEPNAPAPTGRRRGRPSPAEEAAGRPPVPPHGGPATGPHRQPLPPAAEDEAHAAGHSHGRAFSVRTLGQGVPFAQQIADQQRPPVPPGSTPPGSTPPGGTSAGSGRRRKLAAPPQEGERTTAAESLPPEARPHPGAQQPQQQPRPPAPNQAPAQPPAQSQPQPRLMDAGEGRAFAISAPDEGSEGPEPLDGPNGAIEVMDRQPMPMDDELPPEPLDNPRRLLVWPAPDVATQQALSDRGYRPVIVNSREEVDAQIAAYPAALFVDPLTGPITRTALQSLRQAAGAAEVPVLVTAGLGQATREAAYGADPAVLLKALAPRDSDVHPPRVLLIEQNDDIAGALTMSLERRGMQVARAGGDTDAVNLATQMRPNLVVMDLMQVRRRRAGIVDWLRANGLLDHTPLVVYTSADMDPAQLPRLAAGETVLFLAERSTSAEVQARIVDLLAKIGTN, via the coding sequence GTGAGCAGCAGGCCATCCCGAGGCGCTGCTCGCCTCGCAGCCATACTCGACGCCCTCCCCGACGCGCTGTTGCTCGTCAACTGCAACGGCACGGTCGTCAACGCCAACTCCATCGCGCTGGAGACGTTCGAGGCGCCGGGCACGGCCCTGGTGGGGCGCGGGCTGCTCGATCTGCTGCCCTCCTTCGACTCCAAGCGCATCCCGGGCTCCATGCGGCGCCGGGACGAGGACGTCGAGGGCGGCCGGACGAAGCCGACCCGTATGGTCGCGCGGCGTACGGACGGGACCGAGCTGCTGGTCGAGGTGACCAGCGCCAATCTGGAGGACGGCCGCACCCCGTACGAGTCCGCCTTCGAGGCCGCGTACGCCGATCACCGCAACGGCTATACGGGCAATGAGCTGCTGATGCTCGTCGTCCGTGATCTGACCGGGACGCTGGACACCGAGACCGAGCTGGCCCGCCAGCAGCGGCAGACCGAGATGATTCTGCGGGCCGCGGCCGAGGGTGTGGTCGGGGTCGATGCCGAGGGCAAGGTCGTGCTCGTCAATCCGTCCGCGGCGCAGATCCTGGGGTTCCGGGCGAGCGAGCTGGGCGGCAAGGAGCTGCATCCGCTGATCCACCACTCACGGGCGGACGGCTCGCCGCTGCCGTGGGAGGACACCCCGCTGGCCGACACGCTCAAGTCCGGGCGCAAGCACCGGGTGCGCGGGCAGGCGCTGTGGGCGAAGGACGGGCGGGCGGTGTCCGTCGACCTGACGACGGCGCCGGTGCGGGACGGCGATCAGCTCGTCGGCGCGGTGATGACCTTCACCGACCGCCGTGCCTTCGACGCGCTGGCGGCCCGGCACACCCAGCTGCTGGCGGTGCTCGACCAGGCGTTGCGCGGGCCGCTGGAGGAGCTGAAGGGCGAGCTGGGCACGCTCGCCTCCGACCCGGCCGGGCAGCTGTGGCCCGAGGCGAACCAGATCCTCCACCACCTCGCGGCCGGCCACGCCCGGATGACGACGCTGGTGGACAACGTCCTGAGCTATCAGCGGCTGGACTCCGGCAAGGAGAAGCTCAACCGCACGAAGGTTTCGCTGGACGGGGTGGTCGCGGCCGGTGTGGAGGGCGCGATCGAGCTGATCGGTCCCGGCCGGGCGCAGTTCGCGGTGCATGCGCCGCCGATAGAGGCGACGGTCGACGCGGAGCGGATCGCCCAGGCGCTGTCCCATCTGATCGCGGATGTCGCGGGGGTGGACTCGACGGGCCGGATGTCTGCCGGTGAGGCTGCCGCGGGCGGGCGTTCGGGGCCGATCCCGGGTGATTCGACGATCGTGGTGGCGGCGGCCAAGCGCGGGGATGTCGTACGGATCGAGGTGCGCGGTCCGTACGGTGGCGGCGACCCGGTCCATGAGCCGATCGTCCGCGGGATCGTGCGGCAGCACGGCGGGCTGATGCAGACGCATGAGGTGCCCGGCGGCGGGCCCGGCGCGGGCGGCAGCTCGTATGTGCTGGAGCTGCCGGTGGCGGCGGACGGCACGACGGTGGACGGCGCGAGCCCCGGCGCGGACCGGATGGACGGGCCGACCGGCAACGAGACGACGGTGATGCCGGTACCGGCCGCCCACGCGCGGGGCACCCGGGGCGACGCCGCGGACACGGCGGGCACGGCGGACGCAGCGGACACGGGCAACGGTGACCAGGGGCCGGAGGGCGAGGGTCACGAGGGCGACGACGGCCACCCCGGCGGTGACGGTGGGCCGGGCGGTCCCGGCGGTTCCGGCGGTCCCGGCGGTCCCGGCGGTCCCGGCGGTCCCGGCGGTCCCGGCGGTCCCGGCGGTTCCGGCGGATCCGGTCAGCCGCTCGGTGGCGGTGGTGCGGAGCACGGTGTGGCGGTGCCGGCCCAGGCGGGCGGGGCGCAGCCGACCGGCCGTCGGCGTGCGCGGCATTCGGGCGCCGAGCAGGGCGCGCACCCGGGCAGGCCGGCCACGGCAGCGGGCGCGGGGCCGGAGTCCGGCGCTCCGCACGGTGCCGTGGGCGACGGGCCGCAGGGTGAAACGGGTCCCGGGGCGGCCGAGGGCGGCCGGGGGGCGCATCCGCAGCACGGTGACGCGGCGCGGGGCACACAGGGCGGGCGGCCGGCCGCGGACGGTGCGGGGCTGCCGCCGGGCATGGCGGGGGCCGAGTCCGTACCGCCGTCCGGCCGGCGCCGGGCCCGGCAGGGCGCACAGGAGGGGGGCGGGCTGCCCGCGCTCCCTCCTGGACCGAGTCACCCGTCGGGGCAGCAGCCAGGTAACGGGCCCGCGGCGGGCGCGCAGGGCCACGGCCAGGCCGCCGACGGGCCGCAGGGCCCCGCGGCGACGCCTCCGGGCGGTACGCAGGCGCCGGCCGCGGCGCCGGTCTCCGTGCCCACAGCCGCGGGCGCGTCCGGGTCGGCTCCGGTTCCTGCCCGTCCGCAGATTCCGGGACAGGCCCCCGCCCCGGGACAGCCGCACGTTCCCGGTCAGGCACAGGCCCCGGCCCCGGGACAGCCGCACGTTCCCGGTCAGGCACAGGCCCCGGTCGGGCCCCAGGGCCTCGGCCCCGTACAGCCGAGCGGCCGGCGGGCGCGCCGGGCGCTGGCCGAGGCGCCCGAGCGGACCGCGCAGGGTGAGCGGGGCCGGGCATCCGCGGCCGCCTCCGGGACGCAGCAGCAGGGCGGTGCGCGTACCGCCTTTGCGCTGCCGCCCGCCGCGGCGGACCGGACCCCGCAGTCGTCGGTGCCCGCGCCCGCCGACCAGGTGCCCGCGCAGGCGACCGGGCCGCAGGACGGCGGCGGCACGGGACGCCGTCGGGCGCGTCGGCCGGTGGCCGGCGGCCCGGAGGGGGCGATGGCCGGCGGACAGCCGGGATACGAGCTGGAAGCGGCCGCCCACTCCGCTGGTGCGCAAGGAGAGTGGGCCGGCGAGCCGACCGGCAGACGGCGGGCCAGACGGGCCGCGGCCGAGGAGCGTGCGGCGGCCGCGATGGCCGATTCCGAGTCGTCCGGCACGTTCGTGGCGGGCCCGGAGGGGCTGGTGGCGCAGCCCACCGAACCGGCCGAGGCCACGGGTACGGCCACCGGCACGGCGCCCGGGATCGCCCCGGCGCCGGACGCCGGTGCTGCGTCCCAGGCACCCAACGCGCCCCAGCCACCCCATGCGCCGGTCGCGCCCCAAGACCCCCAGGAGCCCAACGCTCCCGCCCCCACCGGCCGTCGGCGCGGCCGTCCCAGCCCGGCCGAGGAGGCGGCGGGCCGGCCGCCCGTGCCCCCGCACGGCGGGCCCGCCACCGGCCCGCACCGTCAGCCGCTGCCGCCCGCCGCCGAGGACGAGGCGCACGCCGCGGGGCACTCCCACGGGCGGGCGTTCAGCGTGCGGACGCTGGGGCAGGGCGTGCCGTTCGCCCAGCAGATCGCCGACCAGCAGCGCCCGCCGGTGCCGCCCGGCAGCACCCCGCCCGGCAGCACCCCGCCCGGCGGTACGTCCGCCGGTTCGGGCCGCCGCCGTAAGCTCGCCGCGCCACCGCAGGAGGGCGAGCGCACGACGGCCGCCGAGTCCCTGCCCCCGGAGGCACGTCCGCACCCCGGGGCACAGCAGCCTCAGCAGCAGCCCAGGCCACCGGCCCCGAACCAGGCCCCTGCCCAGCCCCCGGCGCAGTCCCAGCCGCAGCCGCGTCTGATGGATGCCGGCGAGGGCCGGGCCTTTGCCATCTCCGCGCCCGACGAGGGCAGCGAGGGGCCCGAACCGCTGGACGGTCCGAACGGCGCCATAGAGGTGATGGATCGTCAGCCGATGCCGATGGACGACGAGTTGCCGCCGGAGCCGCTGGACAATCCGCGTCGGCTGCTGGTCTGGCCGGCGCCGGATGTCGCCACCCAGCAGGCGCTCAGCGACCGCGGCTACCGCCCGGTGATCGTCAACTCCCGCGAGGAGGTGGACGCCCAGATCGCCGCGTACCCGGCGGCGCTCTTCGTCGACCCGCTGACCGGGCCGATCACCCGCACCGCGCTCCAGTCGTTGCGCCAGGCGGCGGGAGCGGCCGAGGTCCCGGTCCTGGTGACCGCCGGGCTGGGGCAGGCCACCCGGGAGGCCGCGTACGGCGCCGACCCGGCCGTTCTCCTCAAGGCGCTGGCCCCGCGCGACAGTGACGTCCATCCGCCGCGGGTGCTGCTGATCGAGCAGAACGACGACATCGCGGGCGCCCTCACCATGTCGTTGGAGCGGCGCGGGATGCAGGTCGCACGGGCCGGCGGGGACACCGACGCGGTCAACCTCGCGACGCAGATGCGGCCGAATCTGGTCGTGATGGACCTGATGCAGGTACGCCGCCGACGGGCCGGGATCGTCGACTGGCTGCGCGCCAACGGTCTGCTCGACCACACGCCGCTGGTCGTCTACACCTCCGCCGACATGGACCCGGCGCAGCTGCCGCGGCTGGCCGCCGGCGAGACGGTGCTCTTCCTCGCGGAGCGCTCCACGAGCGCCGAGGTACAGGCCCGGATCGTCGACCTGCTCGCCAAGATCGGGACGAACTGA
- a CDS encoding SSI family serine proteinase inhibitor, translating to MPHRRTSSLFAAAVGAAATAVTRLSATTAAASRFSATTTAAAGRLSTTAAAAVVSVTAALALAAPAASAAPIPLPHHRSGNGITGAGHHTLAGHPTAVDHSTLAGQLTAVGHSTLGGHPTAVGHSPLGGLGVSTGPRTLTDPPALTADHGPAAGEGTPGREHAAVDHLTVTVRDSGSAATDGTFELYCHPGRGNHPHVKRACKKLDGMTMWGRDPFAPVPQGTNCTMMYGGPATAHVTGTWAGRPVNADFRRTNGCEISRWGRFEPLLPSTSS from the coding sequence ATGCCGCACCGCCGTACGTCATCCCTCTTCGCCGCGGCCGTCGGCGCGGCCGCCACGGCCGTGACCCGCCTCTCCGCCACCACTGCCGCCGCGAGCCGCTTCTCCGCCACCACCACCGCCGCCGCGGGCCGCCTCTCCACCACCGCCGCCGCGGCCGTCGTCTCCGTCACCGCGGCCCTGGCCCTGGCGGCGCCCGCCGCCTCGGCCGCTCCGATCCCGCTGCCGCACCACCGGTCCGGGAACGGCATCACCGGTGCGGGCCACCACACCCTCGCCGGTCACCCAACCGCCGTCGATCACTCCACCCTCGCCGGTCAACTAACCGCCGTCGGCCACTCCACCCTCGGCGGTCACCCAACCGCCGTCGGCCACTCCCCCCTCGGCGGTCTCGGCGTCTCCACCGGCCCCCGTACCCTCACCGACCCCCCTGCCCTCACTGCCGACCACGGTCCTGCTGCCGGTGAGGGGACACCGGGGCGCGAGCACGCGGCGGTCGACCACCTGACCGTCACCGTCCGCGACTCCGGCTCGGCGGCCACCGACGGCACCTTCGAGCTGTACTGCCACCCCGGCCGCGGCAACCACCCTCACGTCAAGCGCGCCTGCAAGAAGTTGGACGGGATGACGATGTGGGGCAGGGACCCGTTCGCGCCCGTACCGCAGGGCACGAACTGCACGATGATGTACGGCGGCCCGGCCACCGCGCATGTCACGGGGACCTGGGCGGGGCGTCCCGTCAACGCAGATTTCCGGCGCACCAATGGGTGTGAGATCAGCCGCTGGGGCCGCTTCGAACCCCTGCTCCCCTCGACCAGTTCATGA